One genomic region from Athalia rosae chromosome 3, iyAthRosa1.1, whole genome shotgun sequence encodes:
- the LOC105686857 gene encoding steroid hormone receptor ERR2 isoform X6: MMSGGDGGPTVMVGNNRTIPNIKQEVENPTTPSQNYHQVCSPTTTLHHQDVVCGQVDIPDYGGGGGSPGSPERHHCSSTTQPMGMAEGGIKEEDMLPRRLCLVCGDVASGFHYGVASCEACKAFFKRTIQASNFTGNIEYTCPANGECEINKRRRKACQACRFQKCLRQGMLKEGVRLDRVRGGRQKYRRSTEPYAMMASIKLEANVGPAVVSAETNNKLVEALITCEPDMLQASSPSLTLDTDQRVLGQLSDLYDRELVGIIGWAKQIPGFSGLALNDQMRLLQSTWAEILTFSLAWRSVPNCGKLRFAQDFTVDERIARECHCVELYAHCIQIVERLQRLSLSREEFYVLKALVLVNSDARLDEPQSLVRFRDGILNSLSDCVAAVRPGQAIRSTQSMFLVLPSLRQADGIVRKFWTSVYRTGKVPMNKLFVEMLEAACYR; this comes from the exons ATGATGTCAGGTGGTGACGGTGGACCGACAGTAATGGTCGGAAATAATAGAACTATACCTAATATAAAACAGGAAGTGGAGAATCCGACAACCCCATCGCAAAATTACCATCAAGTTTGTTCACCAACGACCACCCTACACCATCAAGAT gTGGTATGTGGTCAGGTCGACATTCCTGATTacgggggcggaggggggagtCCTGGGAGTCCTGAGAGGCATCACTGTTCATCCACAACCCAACCTATGGGAATGGCCGAG GGAGGCATCAAAGAGGAAGACATGCTGCCCCGGAGACTTTGTCTCGTCTGTGGTGATGTTGCTAGTGGATTTCATTACGGTGTTGCATCGTGTGAAGCTTGTAAAGCCTTTTTCAAAAGGACGATACAAG CGAGTAATTTTACAGGAAATATCGAGTACACCTGTCCAGCTAATGGGGAGTGCGAgataaataaaaggagaagaaaagccTGCCAGGCTTGTAGATTTCAAAAGTGCCTCAGACAAGGAATGCTCAAGGAAGGTGTCAGGCTCGACAGAGTTAGGGGAGGAAGGCAAAAGTATAGGAGATCTACCGAACCATACGCCATGATGGCTAGCATTAAACTTGAAG cTAACGTCGGACCAGCAGTTGTATCTGCGGAAACAA ATAACAAATTGGTGGAAGCTCTTATCACCTGTGAACCGGACATGCTGCAAGCTTCAAGCCCTTCTCTAACTTTGGATACCGATCAACGCGTCCTAGGACAACTCTCGGATCTATACGATCGAGAGCTTGTCGGTATCATAG GCTGGGCCAAACAAATACCTGGTTTTAGCGGATTAGCGTTAAACGATCAAATGCGTTTGCTCCAGAGTACGTGGGCTGAAATCCTAACATTTAGTTTGGCATGGAGGAGCGTACCCAATTGTGGAAAGCTGAGATTTGCTCAGGATTTTACTGTGGATGAACGAATTGCCAGAGAGTGtcactgcgtcgaactttacGCCCAT tgtaTACAGATCGTTGAAAGACTCCAACGGCTTAGTTTATCCAGAGAAGAATTTTACGTACTGAAAGCGTTGGTACTGGTTAACAGTGACGCAAGATTAGACGAACCTCAATCTTTGGTTCGATTTCGAGATGGAATATTAAACTCTCTTTCAGACTGTGTTGCAGCTGTGAGGCCTGGTCAGGCAATTCGTTCTACGCAAAGTATGTTCCTAGTCCTTCCGAGTCTCAGGCAAGCCGATGGCATAGTGAGAAAATTTTGGACCAGTGTTTACAGGACGGGAAAAGTACCCATGAATAAACTATTTGTCGAAATGCTCGAGGCAGCTTGTTATCGATGA
- the LOC105686857 gene encoding steroid hormone receptor ERR2 isoform X7, with amino-acid sequence MYPGGTICDTTMDAWMYDVVSMMSGGDGGPTVMVGNNRTIPNIKQEVENPTTPSQNYHQVCSPTTTLHHQDGGIKEEDMLPRRLCLVCGDVASGFHYGVASCEACKAFFKRTIQASNFTGNIEYTCPANGECEINKRRRKACQACRFQKCLRQGMLKEGVRLDRVRGGRQKYRRSTEPYAMMASIKLEANVGPAVVSAETNNKLVEALITCEPDMLQASSPSLTLDTDQRVLGQLSDLYDRELVGIIGWAKQIPGFSGLALNDQMRLLQSTWAEILTFSLAWRSVPNCGKLRFAQDFTVDERIARECHCVELYAHCIQIVERLQRLSLSREEFYVLKALVLVNSDARLDEPQSLVRFRDGILNSLSDCVAAVRPGQAIRSTQSMFLVLPSLRQADGIVRKFWTSVYRTGKVPMNKLFVEMLEAACYR; translated from the exons GTATCTATGATGTCAGGTGGTGACGGTGGACCGACAGTAATGGTCGGAAATAATAGAACTATACCTAATATAAAACAGGAAGTGGAGAATCCGACAACCCCATCGCAAAATTACCATCAAGTTTGTTCACCAACGACCACCCTACACCATCAAGAT GGAGGCATCAAAGAGGAAGACATGCTGCCCCGGAGACTTTGTCTCGTCTGTGGTGATGTTGCTAGTGGATTTCATTACGGTGTTGCATCGTGTGAAGCTTGTAAAGCCTTTTTCAAAAGGACGATACAAG CGAGTAATTTTACAGGAAATATCGAGTACACCTGTCCAGCTAATGGGGAGTGCGAgataaataaaaggagaagaaaagccTGCCAGGCTTGTAGATTTCAAAAGTGCCTCAGACAAGGAATGCTCAAGGAAGGTGTCAGGCTCGACAGAGTTAGGGGAGGAAGGCAAAAGTATAGGAGATCTACCGAACCATACGCCATGATGGCTAGCATTAAACTTGAAG cTAACGTCGGACCAGCAGTTGTATCTGCGGAAACAA ATAACAAATTGGTGGAAGCTCTTATCACCTGTGAACCGGACATGCTGCAAGCTTCAAGCCCTTCTCTAACTTTGGATACCGATCAACGCGTCCTAGGACAACTCTCGGATCTATACGATCGAGAGCTTGTCGGTATCATAG GCTGGGCCAAACAAATACCTGGTTTTAGCGGATTAGCGTTAAACGATCAAATGCGTTTGCTCCAGAGTACGTGGGCTGAAATCCTAACATTTAGTTTGGCATGGAGGAGCGTACCCAATTGTGGAAAGCTGAGATTTGCTCAGGATTTTACTGTGGATGAACGAATTGCCAGAGAGTGtcactgcgtcgaactttacGCCCAT tgtaTACAGATCGTTGAAAGACTCCAACGGCTTAGTTTATCCAGAGAAGAATTTTACGTACTGAAAGCGTTGGTACTGGTTAACAGTGACGCAAGATTAGACGAACCTCAATCTTTGGTTCGATTTCGAGATGGAATATTAAACTCTCTTTCAGACTGTGTTGCAGCTGTGAGGCCTGGTCAGGCAATTCGTTCTACGCAAAGTATGTTCCTAGTCCTTCCGAGTCTCAGGCAAGCCGATGGCATAGTGAGAAAATTTTGGACCAGTGTTTACAGGACGGGAAAAGTACCCATGAATAAACTATTTGTCGAAATGCTCGAGGCAGCTTGTTATCGATGA
- the LOC105686857 gene encoding steroid hormone receptor ERR2 isoform X5, producing MYPGGTICDTTMDAWMYDVVSMMSGGDGGPTVMVGNNRTIPNIKQEVENPTTPSQNYHQVCSPTTTLHHQDVVCGQVDIPDYGGGGGSPGSPERHHCSSTTQPMGMAEGGIKEEDMLPRRLCLVCGDVASGFHYGVASCEACKAFFKRTIQGNIEYTCPANGECEINKRRRKACQACRFQKCLRQGMLKEGVRLDRVRGGRQKYRRSTEPYAMMASIKLEDNKLVEALITCEPDMLQASSPSLTLDTDQRVLGQLSDLYDRELVGIIGWAKQIPGFSGLALNDQMRLLQSTWAEILTFSLAWRSVPNCGKLRFAQDFTVDERIARECHCVELYAHCIQIVERLQRLSLSREEFYVLKALVLVNSDARLDEPQSLVRFRDGILNSLSDCVAAVRPGQAIRSTQSMFLVLPSLRQADGIVRKFWTSVYRTGKVPMNKLFVEMLEAACYR from the exons GTATCTATGATGTCAGGTGGTGACGGTGGACCGACAGTAATGGTCGGAAATAATAGAACTATACCTAATATAAAACAGGAAGTGGAGAATCCGACAACCCCATCGCAAAATTACCATCAAGTTTGTTCACCAACGACCACCCTACACCATCAAGAT gTGGTATGTGGTCAGGTCGACATTCCTGATTacgggggcggaggggggagtCCTGGGAGTCCTGAGAGGCATCACTGTTCATCCACAACCCAACCTATGGGAATGGCCGAG GGAGGCATCAAAGAGGAAGACATGCTGCCCCGGAGACTTTGTCTCGTCTGTGGTGATGTTGCTAGTGGATTTCATTACGGTGTTGCATCGTGTGAAGCTTGTAAAGCCTTTTTCAAAAGGACGATACAAG GAAATATCGAGTACACCTGTCCAGCTAATGGGGAGTGCGAgataaataaaaggagaagaaaagccTGCCAGGCTTGTAGATTTCAAAAGTGCCTCAGACAAGGAATGCTCAAGGAAGGTGTCAGGCTCGACAGAGTTAGGGGAGGAAGGCAAAAGTATAGGAGATCTACCGAACCATACGCCATGATGGCTAGCATTAAACTTGAAG ATAACAAATTGGTGGAAGCTCTTATCACCTGTGAACCGGACATGCTGCAAGCTTCAAGCCCTTCTCTAACTTTGGATACCGATCAACGCGTCCTAGGACAACTCTCGGATCTATACGATCGAGAGCTTGTCGGTATCATAG GCTGGGCCAAACAAATACCTGGTTTTAGCGGATTAGCGTTAAACGATCAAATGCGTTTGCTCCAGAGTACGTGGGCTGAAATCCTAACATTTAGTTTGGCATGGAGGAGCGTACCCAATTGTGGAAAGCTGAGATTTGCTCAGGATTTTACTGTGGATGAACGAATTGCCAGAGAGTGtcactgcgtcgaactttacGCCCAT tgtaTACAGATCGTTGAAAGACTCCAACGGCTTAGTTTATCCAGAGAAGAATTTTACGTACTGAAAGCGTTGGTACTGGTTAACAGTGACGCAAGATTAGACGAACCTCAATCTTTGGTTCGATTTCGAGATGGAATATTAAACTCTCTTTCAGACTGTGTTGCAGCTGTGAGGCCTGGTCAGGCAATTCGTTCTACGCAAAGTATGTTCCTAGTCCTTCCGAGTCTCAGGCAAGCCGATGGCATAGTGAGAAAATTTTGGACCAGTGTTTACAGGACGGGAAAAGTACCCATGAATAAACTATTTGTCGAAATGCTCGAGGCAGCTTGTTATCGATGA
- the LOC105686857 gene encoding steroid hormone receptor ERR2 isoform X4 encodes MYPGGTICDTTMDAWMYDVVSMMSGGDGGPTVMVGNNRTIPNIKQEVENPTTPSQNYHQVCSPTTTLHHQDVVCGQVDIPDYGGGGGSPGSPERHHCSSTTQPMGMAEGGIKEEDMLPRRLCLVCGDVASGFHYGVASCEACKAFFKRTIQASNFTGNIEYTCPANGECEINKRRRKACQACRFQKCLRQGMLKEGVRLDRVRGGRQKYRRSTEPYAMMASIKLEDNKLVEALITCEPDMLQASSPSLTLDTDQRVLGQLSDLYDRELVGIIGWAKQIPGFSGLALNDQMRLLQSTWAEILTFSLAWRSVPNCGKLRFAQDFTVDERIARECHCVELYAHCIQIVERLQRLSLSREEFYVLKALVLVNSDARLDEPQSLVRFRDGILNSLSDCVAAVRPGQAIRSTQSMFLVLPSLRQADGIVRKFWTSVYRTGKVPMNKLFVEMLEAACYR; translated from the exons GTATCTATGATGTCAGGTGGTGACGGTGGACCGACAGTAATGGTCGGAAATAATAGAACTATACCTAATATAAAACAGGAAGTGGAGAATCCGACAACCCCATCGCAAAATTACCATCAAGTTTGTTCACCAACGACCACCCTACACCATCAAGAT gTGGTATGTGGTCAGGTCGACATTCCTGATTacgggggcggaggggggagtCCTGGGAGTCCTGAGAGGCATCACTGTTCATCCACAACCCAACCTATGGGAATGGCCGAG GGAGGCATCAAAGAGGAAGACATGCTGCCCCGGAGACTTTGTCTCGTCTGTGGTGATGTTGCTAGTGGATTTCATTACGGTGTTGCATCGTGTGAAGCTTGTAAAGCCTTTTTCAAAAGGACGATACAAG CGAGTAATTTTACAGGAAATATCGAGTACACCTGTCCAGCTAATGGGGAGTGCGAgataaataaaaggagaagaaaagccTGCCAGGCTTGTAGATTTCAAAAGTGCCTCAGACAAGGAATGCTCAAGGAAGGTGTCAGGCTCGACAGAGTTAGGGGAGGAAGGCAAAAGTATAGGAGATCTACCGAACCATACGCCATGATGGCTAGCATTAAACTTGAAG ATAACAAATTGGTGGAAGCTCTTATCACCTGTGAACCGGACATGCTGCAAGCTTCAAGCCCTTCTCTAACTTTGGATACCGATCAACGCGTCCTAGGACAACTCTCGGATCTATACGATCGAGAGCTTGTCGGTATCATAG GCTGGGCCAAACAAATACCTGGTTTTAGCGGATTAGCGTTAAACGATCAAATGCGTTTGCTCCAGAGTACGTGGGCTGAAATCCTAACATTTAGTTTGGCATGGAGGAGCGTACCCAATTGTGGAAAGCTGAGATTTGCTCAGGATTTTACTGTGGATGAACGAATTGCCAGAGAGTGtcactgcgtcgaactttacGCCCAT tgtaTACAGATCGTTGAAAGACTCCAACGGCTTAGTTTATCCAGAGAAGAATTTTACGTACTGAAAGCGTTGGTACTGGTTAACAGTGACGCAAGATTAGACGAACCTCAATCTTTGGTTCGATTTCGAGATGGAATATTAAACTCTCTTTCAGACTGTGTTGCAGCTGTGAGGCCTGGTCAGGCAATTCGTTCTACGCAAAGTATGTTCCTAGTCCTTCCGAGTCTCAGGCAAGCCGATGGCATAGTGAGAAAATTTTGGACCAGTGTTTACAGGACGGGAAAAGTACCCATGAATAAACTATTTGTCGAAATGCTCGAGGCAGCTTGTTATCGATGA
- the LOC105686857 gene encoding steroid hormone receptor ERR2 isoform X2: protein MYPGGTICDTTMDAWMYDVVSMMSGGDGGPTVMVGNNRTIPNIKQEVENPTTPSQNYHQVCSPTTTLHHQDVVCGQVDIPDYGGGGGSPGSPERHHCSSTTQPMGMAEGGIKEEDMLPRRLCLVCGDVASGFHYGVASCEACKAFFKRTIQGNIEYTCPANGECEINKRRRKACQACRFQKCLRQGMLKEGVRLDRVRGGRQKYRRSTEPYAMMASIKLEANVGPAVVSAETNNKLVEALITCEPDMLQASSPSLTLDTDQRVLGQLSDLYDRELVGIIGWAKQIPGFSGLALNDQMRLLQSTWAEILTFSLAWRSVPNCGKLRFAQDFTVDERIARECHCVELYAHCIQIVERLQRLSLSREEFYVLKALVLVNSDARLDEPQSLVRFRDGILNSLSDCVAAVRPGQAIRSTQSMFLVLPSLRQADGIVRKFWTSVYRTGKVPMNKLFVEMLEAACYR from the exons GTATCTATGATGTCAGGTGGTGACGGTGGACCGACAGTAATGGTCGGAAATAATAGAACTATACCTAATATAAAACAGGAAGTGGAGAATCCGACAACCCCATCGCAAAATTACCATCAAGTTTGTTCACCAACGACCACCCTACACCATCAAGAT gTGGTATGTGGTCAGGTCGACATTCCTGATTacgggggcggaggggggagtCCTGGGAGTCCTGAGAGGCATCACTGTTCATCCACAACCCAACCTATGGGAATGGCCGAG GGAGGCATCAAAGAGGAAGACATGCTGCCCCGGAGACTTTGTCTCGTCTGTGGTGATGTTGCTAGTGGATTTCATTACGGTGTTGCATCGTGTGAAGCTTGTAAAGCCTTTTTCAAAAGGACGATACAAG GAAATATCGAGTACACCTGTCCAGCTAATGGGGAGTGCGAgataaataaaaggagaagaaaagccTGCCAGGCTTGTAGATTTCAAAAGTGCCTCAGACAAGGAATGCTCAAGGAAGGTGTCAGGCTCGACAGAGTTAGGGGAGGAAGGCAAAAGTATAGGAGATCTACCGAACCATACGCCATGATGGCTAGCATTAAACTTGAAG cTAACGTCGGACCAGCAGTTGTATCTGCGGAAACAA ATAACAAATTGGTGGAAGCTCTTATCACCTGTGAACCGGACATGCTGCAAGCTTCAAGCCCTTCTCTAACTTTGGATACCGATCAACGCGTCCTAGGACAACTCTCGGATCTATACGATCGAGAGCTTGTCGGTATCATAG GCTGGGCCAAACAAATACCTGGTTTTAGCGGATTAGCGTTAAACGATCAAATGCGTTTGCTCCAGAGTACGTGGGCTGAAATCCTAACATTTAGTTTGGCATGGAGGAGCGTACCCAATTGTGGAAAGCTGAGATTTGCTCAGGATTTTACTGTGGATGAACGAATTGCCAGAGAGTGtcactgcgtcgaactttacGCCCAT tgtaTACAGATCGTTGAAAGACTCCAACGGCTTAGTTTATCCAGAGAAGAATTTTACGTACTGAAAGCGTTGGTACTGGTTAACAGTGACGCAAGATTAGACGAACCTCAATCTTTGGTTCGATTTCGAGATGGAATATTAAACTCTCTTTCAGACTGTGTTGCAGCTGTGAGGCCTGGTCAGGCAATTCGTTCTACGCAAAGTATGTTCCTAGTCCTTCCGAGTCTCAGGCAAGCCGATGGCATAGTGAGAAAATTTTGGACCAGTGTTTACAGGACGGGAAAAGTACCCATGAATAAACTATTTGTCGAAATGCTCGAGGCAGCTTGTTATCGATGA
- the LOC105686857 gene encoding steroid hormone receptor ERR2 isoform X3, which produces MYPGGTICDTTMDAWMYDVVSMMSGGDGGPTVMVGNNRTIPNIKQEVENPTTPSQNYHQVCSPTTTLHHQDVDIPDYGGGGGSPGSPERHHCSSTTQPMGMAEGGIKEEDMLPRRLCLVCGDVASGFHYGVASCEACKAFFKRTIQASNFTGNIEYTCPANGECEINKRRRKACQACRFQKCLRQGMLKEGVRLDRVRGGRQKYRRSTEPYAMMASIKLEANVGPAVVSAETNNKLVEALITCEPDMLQASSPSLTLDTDQRVLGQLSDLYDRELVGIIGWAKQIPGFSGLALNDQMRLLQSTWAEILTFSLAWRSVPNCGKLRFAQDFTVDERIARECHCVELYAHCIQIVERLQRLSLSREEFYVLKALVLVNSDARLDEPQSLVRFRDGILNSLSDCVAAVRPGQAIRSTQSMFLVLPSLRQADGIVRKFWTSVYRTGKVPMNKLFVEMLEAACYR; this is translated from the exons GTATCTATGATGTCAGGTGGTGACGGTGGACCGACAGTAATGGTCGGAAATAATAGAACTATACCTAATATAAAACAGGAAGTGGAGAATCCGACAACCCCATCGCAAAATTACCATCAAGTTTGTTCACCAACGACCACCCTACACCATCAAGAT GTCGACATTCCTGATTacgggggcggaggggggagtCCTGGGAGTCCTGAGAGGCATCACTGTTCATCCACAACCCAACCTATGGGAATGGCCGAG GGAGGCATCAAAGAGGAAGACATGCTGCCCCGGAGACTTTGTCTCGTCTGTGGTGATGTTGCTAGTGGATTTCATTACGGTGTTGCATCGTGTGAAGCTTGTAAAGCCTTTTTCAAAAGGACGATACAAG CGAGTAATTTTACAGGAAATATCGAGTACACCTGTCCAGCTAATGGGGAGTGCGAgataaataaaaggagaagaaaagccTGCCAGGCTTGTAGATTTCAAAAGTGCCTCAGACAAGGAATGCTCAAGGAAGGTGTCAGGCTCGACAGAGTTAGGGGAGGAAGGCAAAAGTATAGGAGATCTACCGAACCATACGCCATGATGGCTAGCATTAAACTTGAAG cTAACGTCGGACCAGCAGTTGTATCTGCGGAAACAA ATAACAAATTGGTGGAAGCTCTTATCACCTGTGAACCGGACATGCTGCAAGCTTCAAGCCCTTCTCTAACTTTGGATACCGATCAACGCGTCCTAGGACAACTCTCGGATCTATACGATCGAGAGCTTGTCGGTATCATAG GCTGGGCCAAACAAATACCTGGTTTTAGCGGATTAGCGTTAAACGATCAAATGCGTTTGCTCCAGAGTACGTGGGCTGAAATCCTAACATTTAGTTTGGCATGGAGGAGCGTACCCAATTGTGGAAAGCTGAGATTTGCTCAGGATTTTACTGTGGATGAACGAATTGCCAGAGAGTGtcactgcgtcgaactttacGCCCAT tgtaTACAGATCGTTGAAAGACTCCAACGGCTTAGTTTATCCAGAGAAGAATTTTACGTACTGAAAGCGTTGGTACTGGTTAACAGTGACGCAAGATTAGACGAACCTCAATCTTTGGTTCGATTTCGAGATGGAATATTAAACTCTCTTTCAGACTGTGTTGCAGCTGTGAGGCCTGGTCAGGCAATTCGTTCTACGCAAAGTATGTTCCTAGTCCTTCCGAGTCTCAGGCAAGCCGATGGCATAGTGAGAAAATTTTGGACCAGTGTTTACAGGACGGGAAAAGTACCCATGAATAAACTATTTGTCGAAATGCTCGAGGCAGCTTGTTATCGATGA
- the LOC105686857 gene encoding steroid hormone receptor ERR2 isoform X1 translates to MYPGGTICDTTMDAWMYDVVSMMSGGDGGPTVMVGNNRTIPNIKQEVENPTTPSQNYHQVCSPTTTLHHQDVVCGQVDIPDYGGGGGSPGSPERHHCSSTTQPMGMAEGGIKEEDMLPRRLCLVCGDVASGFHYGVASCEACKAFFKRTIQASNFTGNIEYTCPANGECEINKRRRKACQACRFQKCLRQGMLKEGVRLDRVRGGRQKYRRSTEPYAMMASIKLEANVGPAVVSAETNNKLVEALITCEPDMLQASSPSLTLDTDQRVLGQLSDLYDRELVGIIGWAKQIPGFSGLALNDQMRLLQSTWAEILTFSLAWRSVPNCGKLRFAQDFTVDERIARECHCVELYAHCIQIVERLQRLSLSREEFYVLKALVLVNSDARLDEPQSLVRFRDGILNSLSDCVAAVRPGQAIRSTQSMFLVLPSLRQADGIVRKFWTSVYRTGKVPMNKLFVEMLEAACYR, encoded by the exons GTATCTATGATGTCAGGTGGTGACGGTGGACCGACAGTAATGGTCGGAAATAATAGAACTATACCTAATATAAAACAGGAAGTGGAGAATCCGACAACCCCATCGCAAAATTACCATCAAGTTTGTTCACCAACGACCACCCTACACCATCAAGAT gTGGTATGTGGTCAGGTCGACATTCCTGATTacgggggcggaggggggagtCCTGGGAGTCCTGAGAGGCATCACTGTTCATCCACAACCCAACCTATGGGAATGGCCGAG GGAGGCATCAAAGAGGAAGACATGCTGCCCCGGAGACTTTGTCTCGTCTGTGGTGATGTTGCTAGTGGATTTCATTACGGTGTTGCATCGTGTGAAGCTTGTAAAGCCTTTTTCAAAAGGACGATACAAG CGAGTAATTTTACAGGAAATATCGAGTACACCTGTCCAGCTAATGGGGAGTGCGAgataaataaaaggagaagaaaagccTGCCAGGCTTGTAGATTTCAAAAGTGCCTCAGACAAGGAATGCTCAAGGAAGGTGTCAGGCTCGACAGAGTTAGGGGAGGAAGGCAAAAGTATAGGAGATCTACCGAACCATACGCCATGATGGCTAGCATTAAACTTGAAG cTAACGTCGGACCAGCAGTTGTATCTGCGGAAACAA ATAACAAATTGGTGGAAGCTCTTATCACCTGTGAACCGGACATGCTGCAAGCTTCAAGCCCTTCTCTAACTTTGGATACCGATCAACGCGTCCTAGGACAACTCTCGGATCTATACGATCGAGAGCTTGTCGGTATCATAG GCTGGGCCAAACAAATACCTGGTTTTAGCGGATTAGCGTTAAACGATCAAATGCGTTTGCTCCAGAGTACGTGGGCTGAAATCCTAACATTTAGTTTGGCATGGAGGAGCGTACCCAATTGTGGAAAGCTGAGATTTGCTCAGGATTTTACTGTGGATGAACGAATTGCCAGAGAGTGtcactgcgtcgaactttacGCCCAT tgtaTACAGATCGTTGAAAGACTCCAACGGCTTAGTTTATCCAGAGAAGAATTTTACGTACTGAAAGCGTTGGTACTGGTTAACAGTGACGCAAGATTAGACGAACCTCAATCTTTGGTTCGATTTCGAGATGGAATATTAAACTCTCTTTCAGACTGTGTTGCAGCTGTGAGGCCTGGTCAGGCAATTCGTTCTACGCAAAGTATGTTCCTAGTCCTTCCGAGTCTCAGGCAAGCCGATGGCATAGTGAGAAAATTTTGGACCAGTGTTTACAGGACGGGAAAAGTACCCATGAATAAACTATTTGTCGAAATGCTCGAGGCAGCTTGTTATCGATGA